The window TGCTGACGCGCAGGTATTCGGCGAGGTCGAAATGGCCGGCGCCGGCCTCATCCTTGAACCAGGACGCCTGGGACGAACTGCGCCCCGAGAGCGTCATGGCGCCGGCGGTCGACGAAAGACCGCACAGGACGAGGAGGGCCGACAAAAGTACTGCTGTGGACCTCTTCATTGCATAGTGCCTCCTTTCTCTTGAATTGACGGTCACGTGCGAAAAAGTGCTTGGGCCTTACAGGTAACAGGAATCATTGTTCGCACACAGTATACATGTGCCGAAATGCGTTTGCTACCTATCGGCATTTCGGCCTGAAATATTCAGTCCTATTTTCGGCGCAAGTCGAGAACGGTCTCGGCGGCGCCCGGAAGGCGGCCCATCATTCTTTGCCAACGCCGGCGATTGCACGTATGATATGGAGGATTTACGTGACCGCAGCCCGATCGTCCTCATCGTTGGAACCGCATACGCATTGCCACCCACTTACTCAGGAGGAACTCCGATGATCGAAGCGTACCTGCAGCATGAGAAAGAACGTGCCAAGCTGGGCATTCCCGCCCTGCCGCTGACGCCCGACCAGACCGCCGACCTGTGCAAGCTGCTCCAGAAGCCGCCCAAGGGGAAAGAGAAGTTCCTGCTCTCGCTCCTCAAGGACCGCGTCTCCCCCGGCGTCGATCCTGCCGCCAAGGTCAAGGCCGAGTTCCTCGCGGGCATCGTTTCCGGCAAGGTCAAGTCTCCGCTGGTCGACGCGAAGGCCGCGATCGCGATGCTCGGCACCATGATCGGCGGATACAACGTGGCGCCGCTCGTCGCTGCCCTCAAGGACAAGAAACTGGCCGATGACGCAGCGAAGGCGCTGTCCGGCATCACGCTCGTCTACGACGCGTTCGACGAGGTTTTAGCGTTGGCCAAGGCCAAGAACGCCGCCGCCGCGGTCGTGCTCAAGTCGTGGGCCGAAGCCGAGTGGTTCACGAACCGCCCCGGCGTCCCCGAGACGATCAAGGTCAAGGTCTTCAAGGTCGACGGCGAGATCAATACCGACGACTTCTCCCCGGCGGGCGACGCGTTCAGCCGTCCCGACATCCCGCTCCACGCGCTGGCCATGGGCAAGACGCGCTTCAAGGGCGGCCTCGAGACGATCGCCAAGTTCCGCAAGGACGGCTACCGGGTCGCCTTCGTCGGCGACGTCGTCGGCACCGGCTCCTCCCGCAAGTCGGCGTGCAACAGCGTGCTGTGGCACATCGGCGAAGAGATCCCGTGCGTTCCCAACAAGAAGACGCGCGGCGTCATCATCGGCGGCGTCATCGCCCCGATCTTCTTCAATACGGCTCAGGACTCGGGCGCGCTTCCCCTGAAGGCCGACGTCGGCAACATGAAGACCGGCGACGTCATCGTGATCGACACGAAGAAGGGTGTCATCACCGACGAGAAGGGGAAGGAACTCTCGAAGTTCAAGATCGCCCCCAACACGCTGGCCGACGAATTCCGCGCCGGCGGCCGCATCCCGCTCATCATCGGCCGCGCCGTCACCGACAAGGCGAGGAAGGCGCTGGGCCTCAAGCCCACCACCGTCTTCACGCTGCCCGTCAACCCGAAGGCCAAGGCCGGCCAGGGCTACTCGCTTGCCCAGAAGATGGTCGGCGCGGCGTGCGGCCTGAAGAAAGGCGCGGGCGTCCTGCCCGGCACCGCCTGCGACCCCAGGATGACCACGGTCGGCTCCCAGGACACGACCGGCCCGATGACCGCCGACGAGCTGAAGGAGCTGGCGTGCCTCAAGTTCCAGGCGCCCATGTTCATGCAGTCGTTCTGCCACACGGCGGCCTATCCCAAGGCGGCCGACGTCAAGATGCACAAGAACCTGCCCGGCTTCGTCTCCGAGCGTGGCGGCGTTGCGCTCAAGCCCGGCGACGGCGTCATCCACTCGTGGCTCAACCGCCTGCTGCTCCCCGACACGGTCGGTACCGGCGGCGACTCGCACACCCGCTTCCCGATGGGCATCTCCTTCCCGGCCGGGTCCGGCCTCGTCGCCTTCGCGGGCGCCATGGGCTTCATGCCGCTCGACATGCCCGAGTCCGTGCTCGTCCGCTTCAAGGGCAAGCTCAACCCCGGCATGACGCTGCGTGACGTCGTCAACGCCATCCCCTACTTCGCCATCAAGAAGAAGCTGCTGACGGTCCCCAAGAAGAACAAGGTCAACATCTTCAACGGCCGCATCCTCGAGATGGAAGGGCTCCCCGACCTCACCGTCGAGCAGGCGTTCGAGCTCACCGACGCGGCGGCCGAGCGCTCCGCGGCTGCCGGCTGCATCCAGCTCTCCGAGAAGTCGGTCTCGACTTACCTGCGCTCCAACGTCGCCCTGATGAAGAAGATGATCAAGGACGGCTACTCCGACCCGCAGACGCTCGCGAACCGGATCAAGGCCGTCGAGAAGTGGCTCAAGAAGCCCGAGCTGCTCAAGGCCGACACGAAGAACGTCGAGTATGCGGCCGTGCTCGAGATCGACCTGAAGGACATCAAGGAGCCGATCCTGGCGTGCCCCAACGACCCCGACGACGTCAAGCTGCTGTCGCAGGTCGCCGGCGAGAAGATCCAGGACGTGTTCCTCGGCTCCTGCATGACCAACATCGGCCACTTCCGCGCCGCGGCCGAGATCTGGAAGGGACAGAAGTTCAACGCCGATGTCCGCACCTGGATCTGCCCGCCGACCCGGATGGACCAGAAGCAGCTCAAGGAAGAGGCCGTCTTCTCGGTCTACAGCGCCTTCGGCGCCCGCATCGAGATCGCCGGCTGCTCGCTCTGCATGGGCAACCAGGCGCGCGTTCCGGCCGGGGTCAACATGTTCTCGACCTCGACCCGCAACTTCGACGATCGCATCGGCGACGGCGCCCGAGTCTATCTGGGGTCCGCCGAGCTCGGCGCGGTGACCGCGCTAATGGGCAAGCTGCCCAAGCCGGCCGAGTACCTGGCCGTCTACAAGGAAAAGATCGCGCCCAACAGCGACAAGATCTACAAGTACCTGCAGTTCGACGAGATGCCCGAGTACAAATAGGCATCCCTTCGCAACGGAAACGGCCCGCCGAGATCGATCTCGGCGGGCCGTTTCCGTTGGAGCCGGTGCTGCGGTCAGGCGAGGAGCGTCCGCCCCGCGAACAGGAACTCGGCGTATTGCTTGTCTTCGGTGATGATGTGGTTCATGAACCAGTCCCGCATGAATTCGAGGGCGCTGGCGCCGATGCGGGCGTCCCCGCTCTTATGGCGGGACTGCAGGAGACCGAGCTGCGAGGCGAAATACGCGTGTTCGCTGCGCTGTCGGGCGATCTCGGGAAAGCCGATGCCCTCCATCAACTTTTCCTCGTCGGCGAAGTGGATCCGGATATAGCGGTCGAGCTCGCGCAGCAGCGGGTCCAGGAAGTCTTCTTCACGGCGTTGCTCGATCGCCTGGTCGAGCTCGTTGAGGAGGTAGAAGAATTGTCGATGCTGGTTGTCGATGTGGTCGATCCCCATGCGAAAGCTTTCTTTCCAGGCGTACATGACCATGCTCCGCCTCCTTCCGCCGAAACGTATACGATTGAAATATCCCGAATGATGTAGCATTGCAGGTCTTCCCCCGGGGAGCAAGGGGGAAACTCGACAGGAGGGAACCCGACATGAAATGCTCGCCGCAACCGGTATCCGGCCACGGCGAGCGATGGCGTTCGAGAGACGACCGGCGCTTTTCTACCGGAACGGATACCCGTAATATCCGTAGTACTGATCCGAATACTGGTAGTCGAGCATCATCTTCGTTTTGGTGATGTCGGTCTGGTATTGCTCGCGCTCCTTCTTGGCGCGCTCGAACTCGTTTCCGGCTTCCCGGGTGATCCGTTCTTCCTCCGCCTTGGCGTCGATGCGAATCTGGTCGATCACGCCCTTGTGGCTCGCGATGACCTTATTCACCTCGTCGTCCGAGATGTTCATGGCTACGACGAATCCGGGCTGTATCACGCCGTTGCCGACGTCGCCGGCGTCGATATAGGTCTCTTCCTCATAGATTCCGCTAACTTTCCCGTGCCCCACGAGGTTGCCGCTGGGGTCGAAGATCGAGACCTCGGCCGCCGGGCGGAAACGCCCGCTGATCGGAAGGACCAGGAACCGCTTGTTGGTCTGGGCCACCCGCGTCACCACGCCGGCAGACTGGACCGAACGGGATGCGGCGATCGTACCCTGCTCGTTCCCCTTGCCCTGGAACCATCTGTCGAGGATCTTGCGGAGCCCGTCGTTGCCGTTCAGTTCGGTCAGCGTCGCGTTCACGAACTCGAGGAGGCGGGCATCCCCACGCCGGACCGCCAT is drawn from Candidatus Deferrimicrobiaceae bacterium and contains these coding sequences:
- a CDS encoding bifunctional aconitate hydratase 2/2-methylisocitrate dehydratase yields the protein MIEAYLQHEKERAKLGIPALPLTPDQTADLCKLLQKPPKGKEKFLLSLLKDRVSPGVDPAAKVKAEFLAGIVSGKVKSPLVDAKAAIAMLGTMIGGYNVAPLVAALKDKKLADDAAKALSGITLVYDAFDEVLALAKAKNAAAAVVLKSWAEAEWFTNRPGVPETIKVKVFKVDGEINTDDFSPAGDAFSRPDIPLHALAMGKTRFKGGLETIAKFRKDGYRVAFVGDVVGTGSSRKSACNSVLWHIGEEIPCVPNKKTRGVIIGGVIAPIFFNTAQDSGALPLKADVGNMKTGDVIVIDTKKGVITDEKGKELSKFKIAPNTLADEFRAGGRIPLIIGRAVTDKARKALGLKPTTVFTLPVNPKAKAGQGYSLAQKMVGAACGLKKGAGVLPGTACDPRMTTVGSQDTTGPMTADELKELACLKFQAPMFMQSFCHTAAYPKAADVKMHKNLPGFVSERGGVALKPGDGVIHSWLNRLLLPDTVGTGGDSHTRFPMGISFPAGSGLVAFAGAMGFMPLDMPESVLVRFKGKLNPGMTLRDVVNAIPYFAIKKKLLTVPKKNKVNIFNGRILEMEGLPDLTVEQAFELTDAAAERSAAAGCIQLSEKSVSTYLRSNVALMKKMIKDGYSDPQTLANRIKAVEKWLKKPELLKADTKNVEYAAVLEIDLKDIKEPILACPNDPDDVKLLSQVAGEKIQDVFLGSCMTNIGHFRAAAEIWKGQKFNADVRTWICPPTRMDQKQLKEEAVFSVYSAFGARIEIAGCSLCMGNQARVPAGVNMFSTSTRNFDDRIGDGARVYLGSAELGAVTALMGKLPKPAEYLAVYKEKIAPNSDKIYKYLQFDEMPEYK
- a CDS encoding bacteriohemerythrin; translation: MVMYAWKESFRMGIDHIDNQHRQFFYLLNELDQAIEQRREEDFLDPLLRELDRYIRIHFADEEKLMEGIGFPEIARQRSEHAYFASQLGLLQSRHKSGDARIGASALEFMRDWFMNHIITEDKQYAEFLFAGRTLLA